GCCCAATGTTGCGCCTAAGCGTTTTTTCTGGAACAACACTACTTTGTTGTAGCTGGCGGTTTTTAGTAGGAGGCTGTAGGCGTCTTTGCCCATAGGTGTGAGTTCGTATTTGCCGTTTTTTTGGGTTAGGAAGGGTGCGAGTTCGCGGAGATGATAGGATAGGGTTGGGCTGTCGGGGATTTTGTTGGTGTTTAGGATGTCAGTGAAGCTTATGGTTTTCTTTTCGCCGATGAGTCGAAGGATGTCTCGCCGTTTCTGGTTTTCTAACGCTTTAAAGACGTCTTGTTCGAGGTTATCGAATGCTTCAGTTTTTTCTGCCAATCTTTTCACACTCAATAGTGTGTATAGCATAAGGTGGAAATAAGCTGCTACGTGTAGCAGAGTTTAGTAAAAAATATTTTACTAACTTTAGACGCAGCGATTGCGTAAAATTAGGCTGAAAAATCGTCAGGAAGCAAACAAACCCTTAACTCAAATCCGAAAGGCTTATATGTTGTTGGGATTGACTGATTTGGCAGGTTCGAAGCATGACCAACGCCTCAAACAAAAAAACAGGCAACGCAGCACTGTTCCAGAGCTTCGACTACGTCTTTTATTGGTACGGTTATTTTCCTTAAGCCCAGAACTGCAAAATTTTTGGAAAACGGTTCTGGGCAGCAAATGGGTGTAACACAAGATGAGTGAACTCTCTAAACGTAAAATTGTGGTTAAATTCGGCGGCAGCAGCCTAGCTGATCACGAGCGCCTCCTTAAAGCAGTCATGGCAGTGGTAACGGAAGCAAAAAAGGGCACCAAAATCGCCGTGGTCGTATCTGCCATGGGCAAAACCACCGACGTATTGATGACCACAGCTAAAAACACTTCAAACGGTAAACTAACTAAACACGAGTTGGATGACATCCTCTCTATGGGGGAACGAACAAGCGTACGCATCTTCGCCGCGGCGCTCCGCAACAATGGTGCAGACGCCTGCTACTTTGACCCCATGGACAGCAAATGGCCCATCATAACAGATGAAGCATTCCAAAACGCTAATCCCCTGCTTAAGGAATGCAGCAAAAACATCAACGAAGGCGTCCTGCCCCTCGTAGAAGCAGGCACCATACCAGTCATCGCGGGTTTTGTGGGCAAAACCAAAGAGGGCAAAATCACCACGTTAGGCAGAGGCGGAAGCGACACCACCGCGTTCCTCTTAGCCGAAGGCATAGGCGCAGACCAAGTCGTACTGGTAACCGACGCTGAAGGAATAATGTCTAGTGACCCCAAAATCATAGCCTCCCCCGAACTGTTACCAACCATAAACGTAAACACACTCGTTGGACTCGCCGACTCTGGCGCCAAATTCATCCACAGCAAAGCCCTCAAATACAAACCCAAAGACATCGACGTCAAAGTCATCAGCAACCAGCATGGCGACCTAAGCAGACCCGGCACCATAATCACAGGTGCACTTGCCTGGGAACTTGACGCCGAAATCGCCAACGTCACACCCGTTGCGGAAATCACGGTGATTGGCGATGGCTTGTCAGCTAACCCCAAAGTCGTCACCGAAATAATAGAGAAAGTCAGAGAACACACCATGCTTTTGGGCATGTCGATGAATACCAACAGCGTCATCGTCTATGTCGCCCAAGAAAACAACATACACGACCTCTTCAACGAAATCCACAAAATTACCGTCAACAACAAAGAAACCATCGCCATGGCAATCAAAAAAGACCTCGTCTTCATCAAAACCAGCGGTGTCGGACTCGAAGAAACCCAAGGGCTCATCGGCAAAATCAGCGAGGACCTCCGCGTTGCCGGAATAAACATCAGCGGAATCCTCACCATAACTTCAAGTATCTTGCTGTTTGTAGATTGGAATGAGCGCGAGAAGGCGCTAAAGTTAATTAAAAACTCGCTTAAAACACACTAGAGGCAAAAGAAAATGAACGTTGGGAAAACACGCAGATTAAAGCGCATCACGCAATCCGATAACCGCACCGTAATCGTACCCATGGACCACGGCGTCACCGTTGGACCCATAGAGGGCATCATCAACATGCAAGAAATCACAAACAAACTCGTCCGCGGCAACGCCGACGCCATCCTTGTCCATAAAGGCATAGCCAAACGCATCGACACAGGCAACGCAGGTCTAATTGTTATGCTCTCAGGCGTCTCTAACCTTAGCCCTAATCCCAACGGCAAAGTCCAAGTTTGCAGCGTAGGAGAAGCCCTTCGCCTCGGCGCTGATGCCGTCAGCGTACATGTTAACATAGGCGCCCAAGATGAAGACAAAATGTTGGCTAACATGGGTAAAGTCAGCGAAGAATGCGAACACTACGGGTTACCCCTCTTAGCAATGATGTATCCGCGGGGACCCCGAATCCCAAACGAACACGACGTATCCGTCGTCGCCCACGCAGCCCGCATCGGAGCCGAACTTGGCGCAGACATCATAAAAACCAATTACACAGGAAGCATTGAAAGCTTCAAAACGGTAACGGAAAGCTGCCCAGCCCCAGTCGTCATCGCTGGCGGCCCCAAATGCAAATCCCTCGACGAGGTACTCCAAACAACAGCGGATGCTATTTCAGGAGGAGCCGCGGGACTCTCCATTGGACGCAACGTGTTCCAATGTGAAGACCCCACAAAGATTACCCAGGCGCTATCCGCCATCGTGCACAAGAATGTGTCGGTAGAGCAGGCACGCAGAATTTTAGGTGAGAAAACGTGAAGGAACTCTGGATAGAAACCCAGAAAAAAGAAGCTCTATCTAACCTGATTAACCAATACTGCGATGTCGCTGTTGTAGGCGACCAAGCGTCTTTTGTGGCAACCAAACAAACCCTCACAATAGCGGCACCCAAAACCGAAGCAGACCTCACCAAACCGCAAAAAGTTATCCGCATTTGCATAAGCGACAAAACCACTGAAAACCTCACCGTAAAAGCGGCGGAGGCAGGAGCCGCCTACATCATCATTGACACTGCTAACTGGCGTGTCATTCCACTGGAAAACCTTATCGCCCGTACGAAGGGCAAAAGCAAACTAATCGCCGAAGTCGCAAACGCCGAAGAAGCCAAAGTGGCGTTGGAGACGCTTGAGTTAGGCACCGACGGCGTACTGCTGAAAACCTCTGACTCTGAGGAGTTGCTAAAAACCATAGCTATCGTCAAACCCGAAGCCCTAAAACTTGAAATGGCAACTGCAAAAATCACCGCGACCAAACCCATAAGCAACGGCGCCCGAGTCTGCGTAGACACCTGCGACCTTATGAAAACAGGTGAAGGCATGCTGGTCGGTAGCCAAAGCGCAGGATTATTCCTAATCGAAGCCGAAGTCAACGAGAACCCATACGTGGCATCGCGACCTTTCCGCGTCAACGCAGGCTCATGCTCCATGTACACGTTGGGCAACCTACAGACGACACGTTACCTCCAAGAGTTCAAAGCAGGCGACGAAGTCATCCTCGTAGACCGAGAAGGCAAAACTCGCAAAGCCAATGTGGGACGCATAAAAATCGAAATCCGACCGCTTATCCTCGTCGAAGCCGAAGTGCAAGGCAAAATAATTAAGACCATACTGCAAAATGCAGAAACCATCCGCGTCGTCACCCCCAAAGCTTCCAAACCCGTCACCGAACTCAAAGCAGGCGACGAAGTCGTGGTGCACTTAGCGGCAAAGGGCGGTCGGCACTTCGGCGTTTCGGTACCTGACGAAACGGTGATTGAGAAATGACCCCCAAAATCTGCGTTTCAATTCTCCCCAAAAACACAGCCGAAGCACTAAAACTAATCGGGCAAGCAGAACAAAACCAAGCTGACCTCATTGAAGTGCGACTTGATTGCCTTGAGGAAACCCGTAGCCTAACTGAACTTACCAGATGCACTAAGCTGTCAATGATTGCCACCAATAAGCTGCAAACTGAGAATGGCTTCTTTGAGGGCAACGAAACAGAGCGGCAACATACCCTCTACAATGCGGCTCAAAGCGGATTTACATACGTCGATGTCGATTTTTCAAGCAGCAAACGGGATGAAACGCTTAGCCAACTCAAAGCCTTAGGCGTTAAACCCGTAGTGTCCTTTCACAAATTCGACGGCGTCCTTAGTCCTTCAGCTATGGAGAAGATTCTGGATGAAGAAATCGCCAGCGGAGCCGCCATATGCAAAATCATAACAACCGCCAAACACGTCGAAGATAACTTGGCGCTGCTGAGCTTTGTGACGTTTGCCTCTGCAAAAGCCAAACTGGTATGTTTCTGTATGGGGGAGCAGGGTAAGATTTCACGGTTACTTTCGCCTCTTTTTGGCGCCTTCTTTACTTTTGCCAGCTTAGAGAAGGCAAGCCAGACGGCGGTGGGACAGATGAGTATAAGTGAGTTAAAGTCTGCTTATACTCTATTGGGGATTTAGTAAATGGCTATATCGGGCAAAACACGGGTCTGCGGAGTTATAGGTGAACCCATCGAACACAGCCTAAGCCCCATAATGCATAACGCAGCGTTTCAAGCCCTTAACTTGGACTATGTGTTTTTGGCGTTTAGAGTAAAACCAGCCCAGATAGAAGACGCCGTAAACGGCATGCGTGCTCTAAACATCCGTGGCTTAAACGTCACCATGCCCCACAAAACCAGCGTCATAAAACACCTCGACCGCGTCGACTTATCTGCACAAATCGTAAATTCCGTCAACACCATCCTAAACAAGGAAAATCTACTCTTCGGCTTCAACACCGACGGCATAGGCGCTCTCAAAGCATTACGTGAAAACGGCGTGGAACTCAAAGGCCGAAAAATCCTCTTACTCGGCGCAGGAGGAGCAGCCAGAGCCATCGCGTATACGTTAGCTAAAGAGGCGGATGAACTCACCGTGCTCAACCGCACCGCTAAAGATGCACAGGCACTTGCTAAGCAACTGGGAAAGGCACTTAACAAAAAAATAACTGCTGGGTCACTTTCTCCAAGTGACATTCAGCTTAATCTTCAGGACTCAGACATACTCATCAACGCTACCTCCGTAGGCATGAAGCCTAAACCCGACGAGAGCCCAGTTGACCCCAAATTGCTCCGGTCCAACTTGGCAGTTATGGACATCGTCTACAACCCCCTTGAGACCGAGCTGGCACGGGACGCTAAAGCCGTCGGCGCCAAAGTGGTAAGCGGTGTGGAGATGCTGATTTATCAGGGAGCAGCCTCATTTGAGATTTGGACGGGGAAATCGGCTCCCGTAG
The DNA window shown above is from Candidatus Bathyarchaeota archaeon and carries:
- a CDS encoding 2-amino-3,7-dideoxy-D-threo-hept-6-ulosonate synthase; translation: MNVGKTRRLKRITQSDNRTVIVPMDHGVTVGPIEGIINMQEITNKLVRGNADAILVHKGIAKRIDTGNAGLIVMLSGVSNLSPNPNGKVQVCSVGEALRLGADAVSVHVNIGAQDEDKMLANMGKVSEECEHYGLPLLAMMYPRGPRIPNEHDVSVVAHAARIGAELGADIIKTNYTGSIESFKTVTESCPAPVVIAGGPKCKSLDEVLQTTADAISGGAAGLSIGRNVFQCEDPTKITQALSAIVHKNVSVEQARRILGEKT
- a CDS encoding helix-turn-helix domain-containing protein; the encoded protein is MAEKTEAFDNLEQDVFKALENQKRRDILRLIGEKKTISFTDILNTNKIPDSPTLSYHLRELAPFLTQKNGKYELTPMGKDAYSLLLKTASYNKVVLFQKKRLGATLGNLLLWAIGITAAAYLEVNVVLWAIVMPFLAFIATTTTWQLFEEVKS
- a CDS encoding type I 3-dehydroquinate dehydratase, translated to MTPKICVSILPKNTAEALKLIGQAEQNQADLIEVRLDCLEETRSLTELTRCTKLSMIATNKLQTENGFFEGNETERQHTLYNAAQSGFTYVDVDFSSSKRDETLSQLKALGVKPVVSFHKFDGVLSPSAMEKILDEEIASGAAICKIITTAKHVEDNLALLSFVTFASAKAKLVCFCMGEQGKISRLLSPLFGAFFTFASLEKASQTAVGQMSISELKSAYTLLGI
- a CDS encoding aspartate kinase, which codes for MSELSKRKIVVKFGGSSLADHERLLKAVMAVVTEAKKGTKIAVVVSAMGKTTDVLMTTAKNTSNGKLTKHELDDILSMGERTSVRIFAAALRNNGADACYFDPMDSKWPIITDEAFQNANPLLKECSKNINEGVLPLVEAGTIPVIAGFVGKTKEGKITTLGRGGSDTTAFLLAEGIGADQVVLVTDAEGIMSSDPKIIASPELLPTINVNTLVGLADSGAKFIHSKALKYKPKDIDVKVISNQHGDLSRPGTIITGALAWELDAEIANVTPVAEITVIGDGLSANPKVVTEIIEKVREHTMLLGMSMNTNSVIVYVAQENNIHDLFNEIHKITVNNKETIAMAIKKDLVFIKTSGVGLEETQGLIGKISEDLRVAGINISGILTITSSILLFVDWNEREKALKLIKNSLKTH
- a CDS encoding shikimate dehydrogenase, with translation MAISGKTRVCGVIGEPIEHSLSPIMHNAAFQALNLDYVFLAFRVKPAQIEDAVNGMRALNIRGLNVTMPHKTSVIKHLDRVDLSAQIVNSVNTILNKENLLFGFNTDGIGALKALRENGVELKGRKILLLGAGGAARAIAYTLAKEADELTVLNRTAKDAQALAKQLGKALNKKITAGSLSPSDIQLNLQDSDILINATSVGMKPKPDESPVDPKLLRSNLAVMDIVYNPLETELARDAKAVGAKVVSGVEMLIYQGAASFEIWTGKSAPVEVMRQAALTHLQRV
- a CDS encoding 3-dehydroquinate synthase II — protein: MKELWIETQKKEALSNLINQYCDVAVVGDQASFVATKQTLTIAAPKTEADLTKPQKVIRICISDKTTENLTVKAAEAGAAYIIIDTANWRVIPLENLIARTKGKSKLIAEVANAEEAKVALETLELGTDGVLLKTSDSEELLKTIAIVKPEALKLEMATAKITATKPISNGARVCVDTCDLMKTGEGMLVGSQSAGLFLIEAEVNENPYVASRPFRVNAGSCSMYTLGNLQTTRYLQEFKAGDEVILVDREGKTRKANVGRIKIEIRPLILVEAEVQGKIIKTILQNAETIRVVTPKASKPVTELKAGDEVVVHLAAKGGRHFGVSVPDETVIEK